The following are encoded in a window of Bacillus sp. es.036 genomic DNA:
- a CDS encoding DUF3267 domain-containing protein, with product MNCWKSIYLNREFGTHRLTIFSMLLTLLYFIAFYLVFSMLYPTTKHAIVPILPFLGSLAVLFPIHKLIHWLPLTLAGLKATMKLEKGFVLLPMMRCETCSPISRNLFLIAALAPAVTITTAAIVASVYMPAYVSFFSILAAVNLGFSFSDFLYASQVLRAPKNAYVEDRSEGFHILIKRAS from the coding sequence ATGAATTGTTGGAAATCGATTTACCTTAATCGTGAATTCGGAACACATCGATTAACTATTTTCTCGATGCTGTTAACTCTATTATACTTTATTGCATTTTATCTCGTCTTCAGTATGTTATATCCGACAACAAAACATGCGATTGTACCGATACTACCGTTTCTCGGTTCCCTGGCTGTCCTTTTTCCTATTCATAAGCTGATCCACTGGCTTCCTTTAACATTAGCCGGCTTAAAAGCAACGATGAAATTAGAAAAAGGATTTGTCCTCCTACCGATGATGCGCTGTGAAACGTGCAGTCCAATTTCAAGAAATCTTTTCTTAATTGCAGCTCTTGCACCAGCCGTTACGATTACGACTGCCGCAATTGTTGCATCAGTTTACATGCCAGCCTATGTATCGTTTTTCTCAATTCTGGCTGCGGTTAACCTTGGTTTTAGCTTTAGCGACTTTCTGTATGCCTCTCAAGTGCTTCGCGCACCAAAGAATGCATATGTAGAAGACCGCAGTGAAGGTTTCCATATCCTTATTAAACGAGCTTCTTAA
- a CDS encoding DUF1878 family protein: MEAIHKRLDRIEFHMRLLAKMEEEGEYPFYRLVIDRGLTEAEVTEVFQLCVEVNKKMHEQIEEGLLNRSTLLTHFVGMLNIKLDPLMTIKALLAQEETYRELMETLLKVSPYR, translated from the coding sequence ATGGAAGCCATCCACAAAAGATTAGATCGAATTGAGTTTCATATGCGCTTACTTGCTAAGATGGAAGAGGAAGGAGAATACCCATTTTATCGCCTTGTGATTGACAGAGGACTAACCGAGGCTGAGGTAACAGAAGTGTTTCAATTATGTGTAGAAGTAAATAAAAAAATGCATGAACAAATCGAAGAAGGTCTCTTAAACCGTTCAACGTTGCTCACGCATTTTGTAGGTATGTTAAATATTAAGTTAGATCCGCTAATGACAATTAAAGCACTACTTGCTCAGGAAGAGACTTACCGAGAACTAATGGAGACACTTCTTAAAGTATCACCTTATCGTTAA